One genomic window of Roseobacter ponti includes the following:
- a CDS encoding NAD(P)-dependent oxidoreductase yields MKTGFIGLGNVGGKLAGSLIRNGTGLMVHDLNPDFVAAKVAGGAVDGGSPAAMIQACDAVITCLPSPAASAAVVEEMLPHMGPGKIWMEMSTTDEAEVKRLGEAAIARGAAAVDCPVSGGCHRADTGNISIYAGCDRATFDRILPLLTLMGRRVLHTGPLGSASVLKVMTNYLATANLLTLCEALTVMKAAGMDLATTFEAISVSSGTSFVHETESQLILSGSRDVNFTMDLVQKDIGLFQKLADLHHVPLEISPLIIEMMRDGQKRFGERAQSDRMIERLEEATGLEIRAPGFPLELIDTEPEERGYEVTPTH; encoded by the coding sequence ATGAAAACGGGATTTATCGGGCTGGGCAATGTCGGTGGCAAACTCGCGGGCTCTCTGATCCGCAACGGAACCGGTCTGATGGTGCATGACCTCAATCCGGACTTTGTTGCGGCAAAGGTGGCCGGCGGGGCGGTCGACGGCGGCAGCCCTGCCGCGATGATACAGGCCTGTGACGCGGTGATTACCTGTCTGCCCAGCCCGGCCGCCTCGGCAGCGGTGGTGGAGGAAATGCTGCCCCACATGGGGCCGGGTAAAATCTGGATGGAAATGTCCACCACAGATGAGGCCGAGGTAAAACGCCTCGGCGAAGCCGCGATCGCGCGTGGTGCCGCGGCGGTCGATTGCCCTGTGTCCGGCGGGTGCCACCGCGCGGATACCGGCAACATATCGATCTATGCCGGCTGTGACCGCGCAACCTTTGACCGCATCCTGCCGCTGCTCACGCTGATGGGCCGGCGGGTGCTGCATACCGGTCCTCTGGGCTCGGCGAGTGTCCTCAAGGTCATGACCAACTATCTGGCGACGGCCAACCTGCTGACGCTCTGTGAAGCGCTGACGGTGATGAAAGCGGCCGGCATGGATCTTGCCACCACATTTGAGGCGATTTCGGTCTCCTCGGGCACCTCCTTTGTGCACGAAACCGAAAGCCAGCTGATCCTGTCAGGGTCGCGCGACGTGAATTTCACCATGGATCTGGTGCAGAAAGACATCGGCCTGTTTCAGAAGCTCGCCGATCTGCATCATGTGCCGCTGGAAATCTCCCCTCTGATCATAGAGATGATGCGCGACGGGCAGAAACGCTTTGGTGAACGGGCGCAGTCTGACCGCATGATCGAACGGCTCGAAGAAGCCACCGGCCTCGAGATCCGCGCGCCGGGTTTCCCGCTCGAACTGATCGATACAGAGCCCGAAGAGCGCGGCTACGAAGTCACCCCCACGCACTGA